One part of the Gemmatimonadetes bacterium SCN 70-22 genome encodes these proteins:
- a CDS encoding riboflavin biosynthesis protein RibF, producing the protein MSDPGSALPPNVLETVVTVGTFDGVHRGHQDVLARLTQRARALGTRSVLITFDPHPLEVVNPAAAPQLLTVGDEKLEVLAESGIDYVAIIPFTRALAAFDAERFVDEVLVARYRVRHLLMGHDHGFGRNRAGDENVLRALGEGRGFSVEVVAPVVGGHGQPVSSTAIRRAVAGGDLERAREGLGRWYAVGGRVVRGEQRGRLLGFPTINVPLPSPRKLLPPQGVYAVRVQTPRGPFGGMLNLGPRPTFGDAGVTLEAHLFEAEGDFYGMRVRIDFLRRLRDTMRFEAPQGLVQQLARDERAARETLALTS; encoded by the coding sequence TCCCTCCGAATGTGCTCGAGACCGTGGTCACCGTCGGGACCTTCGACGGCGTCCACCGCGGACACCAGGACGTTCTCGCGCGTCTCACGCAGCGCGCGCGTGCCCTCGGCACGCGCTCCGTCCTCATCACCTTCGACCCCCACCCGCTCGAGGTGGTGAACCCGGCCGCCGCCCCGCAGCTCCTGACGGTCGGCGACGAGAAGCTCGAGGTGCTCGCCGAGAGCGGCATCGACTACGTCGCCATCATCCCCTTCACGCGTGCCCTCGCGGCATTCGACGCCGAGCGGTTCGTGGACGAGGTACTGGTCGCCCGCTACCGGGTCCGACACCTCCTGATGGGGCACGATCATGGCTTCGGGCGAAACCGGGCCGGCGACGAGAACGTCCTGCGCGCGCTCGGCGAGGGGCGGGGATTCTCCGTCGAGGTCGTCGCCCCGGTCGTGGGAGGGCACGGACAGCCCGTGTCGTCGACCGCCATTCGGCGCGCCGTCGCTGGGGGTGACCTCGAGCGCGCGCGCGAGGGGCTGGGGCGCTGGTACGCCGTCGGCGGGCGGGTGGTGCGTGGTGAGCAGCGGGGGCGCCTCCTGGGGTTCCCCACCATCAACGTCCCGCTGCCGTCGCCCCGCAAGCTCCTCCCCCCGCAAGGGGTCTACGCCGTCCGTGTCCAGACTCCTCGTGGCCCCTTCGGCGGGATGCTGAACCTCGGTCCACGCCCCACCTTCGGCGACGCCGGCGTCACCCTGGAGGCTCACCTCTTCGAAGCCGAGGGAGACTTCTACGGCATGCGGGTCCGCATCGATTTCCTGAGGCGATTGCGTGACACCATGCGCTTCGAGGCCCCTCAGGGGTTGGTCCAACAGCTGGCCCGCGACG